One segment of Luteolibacter rhizosphaerae DNA contains the following:
- a CDS encoding alkaline phosphatase D family protein has translation MKLLHTSILAGIALCGGLLPASGQVALRITDLYDEELAPFYHGVASGDPLPDGFIIWTRVTPPGNIRPGTMRRFPVQWKVATDPELNQVVASGNALASGETDFTVKIDVRGLPSDQTFYYGFESQGRQSITGKTKTAPGELVDQLKFAVVSCANYEWGFFSGYEQISRRTDLDAVIHTGDYIYEYPDNASYSSPEIRDLRSLFPRNETVTLKHYRTRFANYHLDPNLRRCHQQHPFITIWDDHEFANNAWKGGAENHNPRKEGRWKKRKNSAIRAYMEWMPIRSEGTSIVRSLSYGPLMDLMLIDTRIEGRDIQIEDVNNPLLYSANRTMLGIPQKEWLKTELATSTATWKILGNQVIFSEFNIGFTADLDPLVTGDFLESQFLDLWDGYPAERSELVEFIAGEDIDNIVILTGDIHCSFAFEVADPAFGNVNYDPATGEGAVAVEFVTPSLSAANFDEEIGEFFTGLVEDVINRPYPTTNINYNPHMKYADLDRHGYLVLSVSPQQVQADYYYLADVLVPQTTESWGAGFIVAAGSHLLTPAQAPAPPKAVQDVPAP, from the coding sequence ATGAAACTCCTCCACACTTCCATCCTCGCAGGTATTGCCTTATGCGGAGGTCTCCTTCCCGCATCCGGGCAGGTGGCTCTACGGATTACCGACTTGTACGACGAAGAACTCGCGCCCTTCTACCATGGCGTGGCTTCGGGTGATCCTCTTCCGGACGGCTTTATTATTTGGACCCGCGTCACTCCGCCCGGGAATATCCGCCCGGGAACCATGCGTCGCTTTCCGGTGCAGTGGAAGGTGGCAACAGATCCGGAACTGAACCAAGTGGTTGCGAGCGGCAACGCGCTTGCCAGCGGGGAAACCGATTTCACCGTAAAGATCGATGTGCGCGGACTGCCATCGGACCAAACCTTTTACTATGGCTTCGAGTCGCAAGGGCGACAATCGATTACGGGCAAAACGAAGACCGCCCCCGGCGAGTTGGTGGATCAGCTGAAGTTCGCGGTGGTCTCCTGCGCGAACTACGAATGGGGCTTCTTCTCAGGATACGAGCAAATCTCGCGCAGGACCGATCTGGATGCTGTGATCCATACCGGCGACTACATCTACGAGTATCCTGACAACGCATCCTATAGCTCGCCCGAGATCCGTGATCTACGATCCCTCTTTCCCCGAAACGAGACCGTCACTCTCAAGCATTACCGAACGCGCTTCGCGAATTATCACCTTGATCCCAACTTGCGTCGCTGCCATCAGCAACATCCCTTCATCACGATCTGGGATGACCACGAGTTCGCCAACAATGCGTGGAAAGGCGGCGCCGAGAACCACAATCCGAGGAAGGAAGGACGCTGGAAGAAGCGGAAGAACTCAGCGATCCGAGCCTACATGGAATGGATGCCGATCCGCTCTGAAGGAACGAGCATTGTCCGGTCGCTCAGCTACGGGCCGCTGATGGATCTGATGCTGATTGATACCCGGATCGAAGGCAGGGACATCCAGATCGAGGATGTAAACAACCCTCTGCTCTACTCGGCCAACCGGACGATGCTGGGCATTCCCCAGAAGGAGTGGCTGAAGACCGAGCTCGCGACCTCGACCGCCACTTGGAAGATTCTGGGCAATCAGGTGATCTTTTCCGAATTCAATATTGGCTTCACCGCCGATCTGGATCCGCTGGTCACCGGGGATTTCCTGGAGAGCCAGTTCCTGGACCTGTGGGACGGCTATCCCGCTGAACGCTCGGAGCTGGTGGAGTTCATCGCCGGTGAGGATATCGATAACATCGTGATCCTGACGGGTGATATCCATTGCAGCTTCGCCTTTGAAGTGGCGGATCCCGCATTCGGGAACGTGAATTATGATCCCGCGACGGGGGAGGGGGCCGTGGCCGTGGAATTTGTCACGCCGAGCCTGTCCGCCGCGAACTTCGACGAAGAGATCGGAGAGTTCTTCACCGGCCTGGTGGAGGATGTGATCAACCGCCCCTACCCGACGACGAACATCAACTACAACCCGCACATGAAGTATGCGGACCTTGATCGCCACGGCTACCTGGTGCTTTCCGTATCCCCCCAACAGGTTCAGGCGGACTACTACTATCTCGCGGATGTGCTGGTGCCGCAGACTACGGAATCTTGGGGGGCGGGCTTCATTGTCGCGGCGGGTTCGCACCTGCTCACGCCCGCCCAAGCGCCTGCGCCGCCAAAGGCGGTCCAAGACGTGCCGGCCCCTTGA
- a CDS encoding response regulator produces the protein MTVPIKFLLVDDLEANLVALEGLLKRDGLELLKAHSGPEALELLLQHDVALALLDVQMPEMGGFELAEIMRSTERTRHVPIIFLTAGVVDQERRIQGYETGAVDFLPKPIDAKVLLNKAEVFHALAKQRQDLRRANEQLARSNAELERADRSKNEFLAMLAHELRNPLAPLRNAALALKNRNLDGEQHDRIIAMIDRQVGNLSHMIDDLLDVSRITEGKIELRCQPVELQSLLGSAATAAAESIRANGQELVLDLPAEPLHLDADSTRLEQIVGNLLTNACKYSGTGSRISLSARAAGTPDKPEVEIRVADNGNGIAPELLPRIFGLFVQGSRTIDRTNDGLGIGLTIVQRLVQLHGGTITAHSGGLGMGSEFVIRLPSLASYAQAPSPKSPVESARALRILIVDDNRDSADSMGMLLEIGGHEVTIAHHGTDALAKAEEFQPEVVLLDIGLPGMDGFEVARQLRGNPAHRDAFLIAVTGYGSDEDQTRAKEAGFDQHLVKPADLRKLRGWLQEVGTQ, from the coding sequence ATGACGGTACCGATCAAATTTCTCCTGGTGGATGACTTGGAGGCGAATCTTGTCGCACTTGAAGGTCTGCTCAAGCGGGACGGCCTTGAATTGTTGAAGGCTCATTCGGGGCCGGAGGCGCTGGAGCTATTGCTTCAGCATGACGTCGCACTCGCCTTGCTGGATGTGCAGATGCCGGAGATGGGCGGCTTCGAATTGGCGGAGATCATGCGCAGCACGGAACGCACCCGGCACGTACCCATCATCTTCCTGACCGCAGGGGTGGTCGATCAGGAGAGGCGTATCCAAGGCTACGAAACCGGGGCGGTGGATTTCCTGCCGAAGCCCATCGATGCGAAGGTGCTGCTGAACAAGGCCGAGGTCTTTCACGCTCTGGCCAAACAACGCCAGGACCTTCGCCGGGCGAACGAACAACTGGCCCGGAGCAACGCCGAGCTGGAGCGGGCGGACCGCAGCAAGAACGAGTTCCTCGCCATGCTCGCCCACGAGCTACGGAATCCCCTGGCGCCCCTGCGTAACGCGGCGCTGGCACTGAAAAACCGCAATCTCGACGGCGAGCAACACGATCGCATCATCGCCATGATCGACCGGCAGGTCGGCAACCTGAGTCACATGATCGATGACTTGCTCGATGTTTCGCGCATCACCGAGGGCAAGATCGAGCTACGCTGCCAGCCGGTGGAACTTCAGTCCTTACTGGGCTCCGCGGCGACTGCAGCTGCGGAAAGCATCCGTGCGAACGGACAGGAACTGGTGCTGGATCTGCCCGCGGAGCCCCTTCACCTCGACGCGGATAGCACCCGCCTCGAGCAAATCGTCGGCAACCTCTTGACCAATGCCTGCAAATACAGCGGCACCGGCTCACGCATCTCGCTCAGTGCGAGGGCTGCCGGGACACCGGACAAGCCGGAGGTGGAAATCCGGGTGGCTGACAATGGCAACGGCATCGCCCCGGAACTACTCCCGCGCATCTTCGGGCTCTTCGTGCAGGGCAGCCGCACCATTGATCGGACCAATGACGGCTTGGGCATCGGCCTCACCATCGTCCAGCGGCTCGTGCAGTTGCACGGCGGCACGATCACGGCGCATAGCGGTGGCCTCGGGATGGGATCGGAGTTCGTGATCCGGCTCCCTAGCCTTGCAAGCTACGCTCAGGCTCCCTCACCCAAAAGCCCGGTGGAGTCGGCGCGAGCGCTACGCATCCTGATCGTGGACGACAATCGAGACTCCGCGGATAGCATGGGCATGCTGCTGGAGATCGGCGGCCACGAAGTGACCATCGCCCATCACGGGACGGACGCCCTCGCGAAGGCCGAGGAGTTCCAACCCGAAGTGGTATTGCTCGACATCGGATTGCCCGGAATGGACGGCTTCGAAGTGGCCCGGCAGTTGCGGGGCAACCCGGCTCACCGGGATGCATTCCTCATTGCCGTGACCGGCTACGGATCGGACGAAGATCAGACCCGGGCTAAGGAAGCGGGATTCGACCAACACTTGGTAAAACCAGCCGATCTCAGGAAGCTGCGGGGCTGGCTGCAGGAAGTGGGAACACAGTAA
- a CDS encoding CheR family methyltransferase — MKSQTSRTEEIELHLLLEALFMRYHYDFRGYSLASLKRRLTQAKQQFGCASFSQLQDLVLRDEAMLPRLLPYLTVQVSEMFRDPSYFRALREKVVPHLKTYPSLKVWVAGCSAGEELYSLVILFREEGLESRTIFYATDINGAALAEAEAGVYDLDRISLFTANHQQSGGRTSLSDYYSAGYGRAVFDKSLRQQVVFSDHSLASDAVFAEAHLVSCRNVLIYFTRPLQDRAVGLFNDSLVRRGFLGLGSKESLRFNAHAGSFDEFERQERIYQKRSEA, encoded by the coding sequence ATGAAGAGCCAGACTTCCCGCACGGAGGAAATCGAGCTGCACCTGCTGCTCGAAGCGCTCTTCATGCGCTATCACTACGACTTCCGCGGCTACTCCTTGGCATCACTGAAGCGGCGCCTCACCCAGGCCAAGCAGCAGTTCGGCTGCGCGAGCTTCTCGCAATTGCAAGATCTCGTGCTGAGGGACGAGGCGATGCTCCCCCGCTTGCTCCCCTACCTGACGGTGCAGGTGAGCGAGATGTTCCGGGATCCCTCTTACTTCCGCGCGCTCCGGGAAAAGGTAGTGCCGCACCTCAAGACTTACCCCTCCCTCAAGGTCTGGGTGGCAGGCTGTAGCGCGGGCGAGGAACTCTACTCGCTGGTGATTCTCTTCCGCGAGGAAGGGCTGGAAAGCCGTACGATCTTCTATGCCACCGATATCAATGGCGCTGCACTGGCAGAGGCGGAGGCCGGGGTATACGACTTGGATCGCATCTCCCTCTTCACCGCGAATCACCAACAATCCGGGGGCAGGACCTCTCTCTCCGACTACTACAGCGCGGGCTACGGGCGGGCGGTATTCGACAAATCGCTGCGGCAGCAGGTGGTCTTTTCCGACCATAGCCTGGCCTCGGATGCCGTCTTTGCGGAAGCTCATCTGGTTTCCTGCCGGAACGTGCTGATCTACTTTACCCGGCCGTTGCAAGACCGCGCGGTGGGACTTTTCAACGACTCGCTGGTCAGGCGGGGTTTCCTCGGTCTTGGCTCGAAGGAGAGCCTGCGTTTCAACGCGCATGCCGGAAGCTTCGATGAATTCGAACGGCAGGAACGTATCTACCAAAAACGGAGCGAGGCATGA
- a CDS encoding esterase-like activity of phytase family protein, translating to MNTRTALPSAFLAVATSSFALNTGDIAFTGFNADGNDNLAFVALAPIPSGTEIHFTDNEWTGSGFNTGESGFTWTATANIAAGNIVTIDSIGTGTAVSNLGSVFFFEPANRGLSNSDEIVYAYQGTTTAPSVFLSAIANDALTTGATLPAGLVAGTNAIEFVSTDADMDIAAYNAARTGLSNFAAYRALLNDPVQWITQDASGDQSIDLTPPDVPFSTTPFTAGITSVDLATYVRIGRYDLPEPTRTTPPTDNLLCQEASGVSYNWDTDTLFIVGDGGRSVTQVSKTGALVDTMTLASGTGPQGTEFYDIEGITYIGGGQFVMSEERERQLVKFTYAAGTTLARSATQTVKIGTFVDNTGTEGLSWDPHTAGFICLKEISPMGLFQTGMDFDLGTATNGSPTTENSINLFDPLLTGMSDFADVFALSNLPSMDGQAQEENLLVLSQEDGRVVNINRSGVIHSTLNIQTDAGNPFTVGGQQHEGITMDRSGRIYIVSENGGGSADHPQLWVYEATSASNQAPTLVAVENALNPVMENTSTANALKIADVVVTDDGLGTNTLSLSGADAASFELSGTALYLKAGTLLDYETKTSFSITISVDDTTVGSTPDLTTIFTLNVGDDTNEQPPAPKLLITEVAPWSSGNSPVGSDWFEVTNISAEAVDITGWKFDDDSASFGSAVALSGITSIAPGESVIFLETNDLPTKSALFISNWFGSNPPAGLQIGNYTGSGIGLGSGGDQVNLFNASGLLQAKVSFGASPTGTFASFDNTVADNNVALTLLSVAGVHGAAVAVNSPNEVGSPGYSAPGLLRITEVAPWSSGTSTPVGADWFEVTNVGGRSINIEGWRVDDSSETFAGSLPLFGVTDIAAGESVIFFETATPATTHATFLSTWFGSNPPAGLQLGSYSGSSIGLSTGGDAVNLYNTDQVRVANLSFGQSPSGPILGSFDNTAAVNVGAVTLKSVPGVNGAFLAANDPNEIGSPGVWTSGGPLDFALWLSSQGFASRGFDADSDGDGITDGIEFFFNQSPNNGGDLANLPHLTSINGGLQLSFTRLTNTGGINGGLQVSSDLQTWVDAISAVDYVTAGEIVDGDETSVTYSLPGTGPSAPGVSATYMTPNTSTPSGASLGGVRVINEGLVGAGRISGENVDSFGETQGAASGLFVTDWAWNGTQFSGKFQVLPDRGYNSGSIFSNYAARLHQVDFTFTPYYGSTPVAQTQIAASYASSTKFTYLDGSTPKFTTGLNPTGVSSLFGQQVGMVIAANGPGGAQESLLSFDAEAVHLFADGSGFVSDEYGTYIARFNAAKQITGLTQLPESARPHRSADTLNFNSVAAPTNGRRNNQGLEGMSVTPDDNRLFALLQSATVQDTNGSQQQTRNHARLYVYDIAGANRENPVLIGEYVVKLPQIDLNGNGSALDGTAAQSEIVAIGDNAFLMLPRDGNGMGRGTTDPIVFKSVQLVDFASATNILGLQDGVGAQISPAGVLAPGINAAATAEIINILNPADLAKFGFNTNTNPANSNTINEKMEGMALAPDLSTPQPNDFFLFVANDNDFQSSDVKMVDATGALVSYGDGRLNAGITNDAVFYAWRITIDTGKKFFRVNVEEAP from the coding sequence ATGAACACTCGCACTGCCCTCCCCTCCGCCTTCCTGGCGGTGGCTACCTCGTCCTTCGCCCTGAATACGGGTGATATCGCGTTCACCGGCTTCAATGCCGACGGGAACGACAACCTCGCCTTCGTCGCTCTCGCCCCCATCCCCTCGGGCACCGAGATCCACTTCACCGACAATGAGTGGACCGGCTCCGGCTTCAATACCGGTGAATCCGGTTTCACCTGGACCGCTACCGCGAACATCGCCGCGGGTAACATCGTGACGATCGACAGCATCGGCACCGGCACCGCCGTCTCGAATCTCGGCTCCGTCTTCTTCTTCGAACCCGCCAACCGCGGACTCTCGAACTCCGACGAGATCGTTTACGCCTATCAAGGCACCACTACAGCCCCCTCGGTATTCCTTAGCGCGATCGCCAACGACGCGCTTACCACCGGGGCCACTCTGCCCGCCGGCTTGGTTGCAGGCACGAATGCCATCGAATTCGTCAGCACGGATGCGGATATGGACATCGCCGCTTACAATGCGGCGCGCACCGGCCTGAGCAACTTCGCCGCCTACCGCGCTCTCCTCAACGATCCCGTCCAGTGGATCACGCAGGATGCCTCCGGCGATCAAAGCATCGACCTCACGCCCCCGGACGTCCCCTTCTCCACTACTCCCTTCACCGCGGGCATCACCTCGGTGGATCTCGCCACTTACGTGCGCATCGGCCGTTACGATCTGCCCGAGCCCACCCGCACCACCCCGCCCACCGATAACCTGCTCTGCCAGGAAGCTTCCGGCGTCTCCTACAATTGGGACACCGACACCCTCTTCATCGTCGGCGATGGTGGCCGCTCGGTCACCCAGGTCTCGAAGACCGGTGCCTTGGTCGACACCATGACGCTGGCTTCCGGCACCGGTCCGCAAGGCACCGAGTTCTACGACATCGAGGGGATCACCTACATCGGTGGCGGCCAGTTCGTGATGTCGGAGGAACGCGAGCGCCAGCTGGTGAAGTTCACCTACGCCGCCGGCACCACCCTCGCCCGCAGCGCCACACAGACGGTGAAGATCGGCACCTTCGTCGATAACACCGGCACCGAAGGCCTCTCTTGGGATCCGCATACCGCCGGCTTCATCTGCCTGAAGGAGATCAGCCCGATGGGCCTCTTCCAGACCGGCATGGATTTCGATCTCGGCACCGCCACCAACGGCTCGCCGACCACCGAGAATTCCATCAATCTCTTCGATCCGCTGCTCACCGGCATGAGCGATTTCGCGGATGTCTTTGCGCTCTCGAACCTGCCCTCCATGGATGGCCAAGCGCAGGAGGAAAATCTCCTCGTTCTGAGCCAGGAAGATGGCCGGGTCGTGAACATCAACCGCAGCGGCGTGATCCACAGCACGCTCAACATCCAAACCGATGCCGGCAATCCCTTCACGGTGGGCGGGCAGCAGCACGAAGGGATCACGATGGATCGCTCGGGCCGCATCTACATCGTGAGCGAGAACGGCGGCGGCAGTGCCGACCACCCGCAACTCTGGGTCTATGAAGCAACCAGCGCCTCGAACCAAGCCCCAACCCTGGTGGCCGTGGAGAACGCGCTTAACCCGGTGATGGAAAACACCAGCACCGCGAATGCGCTGAAGATCGCCGACGTCGTGGTGACCGACGACGGCTTGGGCACGAACACCCTCAGCCTCTCCGGTGCGGACGCCGCTTCCTTCGAGTTGTCGGGCACCGCTCTCTACCTGAAGGCCGGGACCCTGCTCGACTACGAGACCAAGACCAGCTTCAGCATCACCATCAGCGTGGATGACACCACGGTGGGTAGCACGCCGGATCTGACGACGATCTTCACGCTGAATGTCGGCGATGATACGAACGAGCAGCCGCCCGCTCCCAAACTCCTGATCACCGAAGTTGCTCCATGGAGCAGCGGCAACAGCCCGGTGGGCTCGGATTGGTTCGAGGTGACCAACATCAGCGCGGAAGCCGTGGACATTACCGGCTGGAAGTTCGATGACGACTCCGCCTCCTTCGGTAGCGCCGTCGCTCTCAGCGGCATCACCAGCATCGCTCCCGGTGAATCGGTGATCTTCCTTGAGACGAACGATCTCCCCACGAAGTCCGCTCTCTTCATATCGAATTGGTTCGGCTCGAATCCTCCGGCCGGCCTGCAGATCGGGAATTACACCGGCTCCGGTATCGGCCTCGGCAGCGGTGGTGACCAGGTCAACCTCTTCAACGCCTCGGGCCTGCTGCAGGCCAAGGTCAGCTTCGGAGCCTCGCCTACCGGCACCTTTGCCAGCTTCGACAATACCGTGGCCGATAACAATGTGGCGCTGACCCTCCTCAGCGTGGCCGGCGTGCACGGGGCCGCAGTCGCAGTGAATTCTCCCAATGAAGTCGGTTCGCCCGGTTACTCCGCCCCGGGCCTGCTCCGCATCACGGAGGTCGCCCCGTGGAGCAGCGGCACCAGCACTCCAGTCGGTGCCGATTGGTTCGAAGTCACAAACGTTGGTGGCCGCTCGATCAACATCGAAGGCTGGCGCGTGGACGACAGCTCCGAAACCTTTGCCGGATCATTGCCGCTCTTCGGCGTGACCGACATCGCAGCCGGAGAGTCGGTGATCTTCTTTGAAACCGCCACGCCCGCCACAACCCACGCCACCTTCCTATCGACATGGTTTGGCTCGAATCCTCCGGCGGGTCTTCAGCTCGGCAGCTACAGCGGCTCCAGCATCGGGCTCAGCACCGGAGGTGATGCGGTCAATCTCTACAACACCGATCAGGTGCGCGTCGCGAACCTGTCCTTCGGTCAATCGCCCTCCGGCCCGATCCTCGGGAGCTTCGACAACACCGCCGCGGTCAATGTCGGCGCGGTGACGCTCAAGAGCGTGCCCGGGGTGAACGGTGCCTTCCTCGCAGCCAACGATCCCAACGAGATCGGCTCTCCCGGTGTCTGGACCAGTGGCGGTCCGCTCGACTTCGCGCTGTGGCTGAGCTCGCAGGGCTTTGCTTCGCGCGGCTTCGATGCGGATAGCGATGGCGACGGCATTACCGATGGCATCGAGTTCTTCTTCAACCAGAGCCCGAACAATGGTGGCGACCTCGCGAACCTGCCGCATCTCACGAGCATCAATGGCGGACTGCAGCTCTCCTTCACCCGCCTCACCAACACTGGCGGCATCAATGGCGGTCTCCAAGTCTCCAGCGACCTGCAGACTTGGGTCGATGCCATCTCCGCGGTCGACTACGTGACCGCGGGAGAAATCGTCGATGGCGACGAAACGAGCGTCACTTACTCGCTCCCCGGCACCGGGCCCTCGGCACCGGGCGTCTCCGCGACTTACATGACACCGAACACCAGCACGCCCTCCGGTGCCTCGCTCGGTGGCGTGCGGGTGATCAACGAAGGCCTCGTCGGCGCCGGTCGGATCAGCGGTGAGAACGTGGACAGCTTCGGTGAAACCCAAGGAGCCGCCTCCGGCCTCTTCGTGACCGATTGGGCATGGAATGGCACGCAGTTCAGCGGCAAGTTCCAGGTGCTCCCGGACCGTGGCTACAACTCGGGATCCATCTTCTCGAACTACGCTGCTCGCCTGCATCAGGTGGACTTCACCTTCACGCCTTACTACGGCAGCACTCCGGTCGCGCAGACCCAGATCGCCGCGAGCTACGCCAGCAGCACGAAGTTCACCTACCTCGATGGCAGCACCCCGAAGTTCACCACCGGCCTGAACCCGACCGGCGTCTCCTCGCTCTTCGGCCAGCAGGTCGGGATGGTCATCGCGGCCAATGGCCCGGGCGGCGCGCAGGAAAGCCTTCTCAGCTTCGATGCGGAAGCCGTTCATCTCTTCGCGGATGGCTCCGGCTTCGTCTCGGATGAATATGGTACCTACATCGCCCGCTTCAATGCGGCGAAACAGATCACCGGACTCACCCAGCTTCCGGAGAGCGCTCGCCCGCATCGCTCGGCGGACACGCTGAACTTTAATTCCGTTGCCGCACCGACCAACGGTCGCCGCAACAACCAAGGCCTCGAAGGCATGTCCGTGACGCCCGATGACAACCGCCTCTTCGCCCTGCTGCAGAGCGCCACCGTGCAGGATACGAACGGCAGCCAACAGCAGACCCGCAATCACGCCCGCCTCTACGTCTACGACATCGCCGGCGCGAATCGCGAGAACCCGGTGCTGATCGGCGAGTATGTCGTGAAGCTCCCGCAGATCGATCTCAACGGCAACGGCTCCGCCCTCGATGGAACCGCCGCTCAGTCCGAGATCGTCGCGATCGGCGACAATGCCTTCCTCATGCTGCCACGCGACGGCAACGGCATGGGCAGGGGCACCACCGATCCCATCGTCTTCAAGTCGGTGCAGCTCGTGGACTTCGCTTCCGCAACCAACATCCTCGGCCTCCAGGATGGCGTCGGCGCGCAGATCAGCCCGGCCGGCGTGCTGGCCCCCGGTATCAATGCCGCCGCCACCGCGGAGATCATCAACATCCTGAATCCCGCCGATCTCGCGAAGTTCGGGTTCAACACGAACACGAACCCCGCGAACTCGAATACCATCAACGAGAAGATGGAAGGAATGGCCTTGGCGCCGGACCTTTCCACACCCCAGCCGAACGACTTCTTCCTCTTCGTCGCGAATGACAACGACTTCCAGTCGTCCGACGTGAAAATGGTCGATGCCACCGGCGCGCTGGTCAGCTATGGCGATGGTCGCCTGAACGCGGGCATCACCAATGATGCGGTCTTCTACGCTTGGCGGATCACGATCGACACGGGCAAGAAGTTCTTCCGCGTGAATGTGGAAGAAGCACCGTAA
- a CDS encoding chemotaxis protein CheB, whose amino-acid sequence MSAEDPATNPAAVVIGASAGAIGALNQILPALPADYPLAVLVVVHIPPDRPSGLARLYSGRCAMAVKEAEDKEEVQAGTIYFAPPNYHLLVDPDYILSFSNDEAVLYSRPAVDVLFESAADAYGSDLTGVVLTGASADGAEGLRAIMAAGGSALVQDPATAESSSMPRAAIAACPEARVLSLRGIADELLKPSTTLPSPLTQ is encoded by the coding sequence ATGAGCGCAGAGGATCCAGCCACAAATCCGGCGGCGGTCGTGATCGGGGCGTCCGCGGGAGCCATCGGTGCCTTGAACCAGATCCTCCCCGCCCTGCCCGCGGACTACCCCCTGGCGGTGCTGGTGGTGGTACATATCCCGCCGGATCGCCCGAGCGGATTGGCCCGGCTTTACTCCGGACGCTGTGCGATGGCGGTGAAGGAAGCCGAGGACAAGGAAGAGGTGCAAGCCGGCACGATCTACTTCGCGCCGCCGAACTATCATCTGCTGGTGGATCCCGACTACATCCTCAGTTTCTCCAACGACGAGGCGGTGCTGTATTCCCGCCCGGCGGTGGATGTCCTCTTCGAATCGGCCGCGGATGCATATGGCAGCGATCTGACCGGCGTGGTGCTGACCGGCGCTAGTGCCGATGGTGCCGAGGGCTTGCGTGCCATCATGGCGGCGGGCGGCAGTGCTCTCGTGCAGGATCCCGCCACGGCAGAGAGTTCCTCGATGCCCCGCGCCGCCATCGCGGCCTGCCCGGAAGCCCGCGTGCTTTCCCTGCGAGGCATCGCGGATGAGCTTTTGAAACCATCCACCACTCTCCCTTCCCCACTCACTCAATGA